A portion of the Polaribacter cellanae genome contains these proteins:
- a CDS encoding thiamine diphosphokinase: protein MNTHIINFEMGIFVTMKPTKVFLLLNGEAPKELPNLSNYSIICATDGAYQFLKENKITPYFISGDFDSLTDIPKHIKVISTPNQDFTDFDKILQILFDKGFYTIDVFGASGKEQDHFLGNLHTALQWKEKLKLTFFDNYGYYFLAETTTKIDDCLDKTVSLFPFPTATNITTKGLQYPLNNEDLDFSKRIGTRNKAIENNVNITFNSGDLFIFINNKDINNEQKNKITVGF from the coding sequence ATGAACACCCATATCATTAATTTTGAAATGGGTATTTTTGTTACAATGAAACCTACAAAAGTTTTTTTATTATTAAATGGTGAAGCTCCAAAAGAGCTTCCGAATTTATCTAATTACAGTATTATTTGCGCCACAGATGGTGCTTACCAATTTTTGAAAGAAAACAAAATTACACCTTACTTTATTAGTGGTGATTTTGATTCTCTTACAGATATTCCTAAACATATTAAAGTAATTTCAACTCCAAATCAAGATTTTACAGATTTCGATAAAATATTGCAAATTCTTTTTGACAAGGGTTTTTATACTATTGATGTTTTTGGGGCAAGTGGAAAAGAACAAGACCATTTTTTAGGAAATTTACACACCGCTCTTCAATGGAAAGAAAAATTAAAACTTACTTTTTTTGATAATTATGGATATTATTTTTTAGCTGAAACAACAACAAAAATTGATGATTGTTTAGATAAAACAGTTTCATTATTTCCTTTTCCAACCGCTACAAATATTACTACAAAAGGACTTCAATACCCTTTAAATAATGAAGATTTAGATTTTAGTAAAAGAATTGGCACACGAAACAAAGCAATTGAAAACAATGTAAACATCACTTTTAATAGTGGAGATTTGTTTATTTTTATCAATAATAAAGACATTAATAATGAACAGAAAAATAAAATTACTGTGGGATTTTAG
- a CDS encoding diphosphomevalonate/mevalonate 3,5-bisphosphate decarboxylase family protein, translating into MSTAQFIPKSALKNIEKATFTWQTPSNIALVKYWGKSNPQIPKNASISFTLDNCHTITTIEFERKRNSELVSESDKLVDFNLFFEGKQKDEFKPKIAEFFKRVAEYCPYIFEYKMIINSENSFPHSSGIASSASGLSAIAMCLMSLENELSSGLSLEYINKKASFLARLGSGSASRSVEGPLVVWGNHPEIEGSSDLFGVKFPHKVHSVFENYQDTILLVDKGEKQVSSTVGHNLMTDHPYAENRFVQANDNLGKLSEILQNGDIKAFVNLVESEALTLHAMMMTSNPYFILMKPNTLEIINKIWSYREENNSNICFTLDAGANVHVLYPFLEKEAVNCFIESELANYCQKKQYIYDSVGFGSKQL; encoded by the coding sequence TTGAGCACAGCACAATTCATTCCAAAATCAGCTTTAAAAAATATTGAAAAAGCAACTTTTACGTGGCAAACACCAAGTAATATTGCTTTGGTAAAATATTGGGGGAAAAGCAATCCGCAAATTCCTAAAAATGCATCCATTAGTTTTACGCTAGATAATTGTCACACAATTACAACCATCGAATTTGAACGCAAGCGAAATTCTGAACTTGTTTCAGAATCTGATAAATTGGTAGATTTCAATCTTTTTTTCGAAGGAAAACAAAAAGACGAATTTAAACCTAAAATTGCAGAATTTTTTAAAAGAGTAGCAGAATATTGTCCGTATATTTTTGAGTATAAAATGATAATAAATTCAGAGAATTCTTTCCCTCATTCAAGCGGAATTGCATCTTCAGCGAGTGGTTTAAGCGCCATTGCAATGTGTTTAATGAGTTTAGAAAATGAATTGAGTTCGGGTTTATCATTAGAATACATCAATAAAAAAGCTTCGTTTTTAGCAAGATTAGGCTCTGGAAGTGCAAGTAGAAGTGTAGAAGGGCCTTTGGTTGTTTGGGGAAATCATCCGGAAATTGAAGGAAGCTCAGATTTATTTGGTGTAAAATTTCCACATAAAGTACATTCGGTTTTTGAGAACTATCAAGACACTATTTTGTTGGTAGATAAAGGAGAAAAACAGGTTTCGAGTACAGTTGGTCATAATTTAATGACCGATCATCCGTATGCAGAAAACAGGTTTGTGCAAGCCAATGATAATTTAGGAAAACTATCAGAAATACTACAAAATGGAGATATAAAAGCATTTGTAAATTTGGTAGAAAGTGAAGCATTAACCTTGCATGCAATGATGATGACCAGCAACCCTTACTTCATTTTAATGAAACCAAATACCTTGGAAATTATCAATAAAATTTGGAGTTATCGCGAAGAAAATAACAGCAATATTTGTTTTACTTTAGATGCTGGTGCGAATGTACATGTTTTATATCCTTTTTTAGAAAAAGAAGCTGTTAATTGTTTTATTGAGAGTGAGTTGGCAAATTATTGTCAAAAAAAACAGTATATTTATGATTCCGTTGGTTTTGGATCAAAACAACTTTAA